The proteins below come from a single Carnobacterium divergens DSM 20623 genomic window:
- a CDS encoding thiamine diphosphokinase has product MSSKVIAILLGGPLESVPDLMEWSKKVDGWIGVDRGSLRLVKAGINQLIALGDFDSITATDYELIQEHVKDVRRCQSEKDETDAELALSVALDELEATKVILFGATGGRLDHFLSNLWMVLQPRFKKNAAKIQLVDQNNSIRYYLPGHYQLTKEPDKKYLGFTCLTPVTKLSLFDEKYQLDQADFAYPTSLGSNEFLKETGEFSFESGIIAVIQSKD; this is encoded by the coding sequence ATGAGTTCGAAAGTAATCGCTATTTTGCTGGGTGGACCATTAGAATCAGTTCCTGATCTTATGGAGTGGTCAAAAAAAGTAGATGGTTGGATTGGTGTCGATCGTGGCTCATTACGCTTAGTAAAAGCTGGCATCAATCAATTAATTGCGTTAGGTGACTTCGATTCCATTACAGCAACGGATTACGAACTTATTCAAGAGCATGTAAAAGATGTTCGACGATGCCAGTCTGAAAAAGATGAAACAGATGCAGAGTTGGCTTTATCAGTAGCGTTAGATGAACTAGAAGCTACAAAAGTCATTTTATTCGGAGCAACAGGAGGTCGTTTAGATCATTTCCTTTCCAATCTGTGGATGGTCTTACAGCCACGTTTCAAAAAAAATGCAGCTAAAATTCAATTAGTCGATCAAAACAATTCCATTCGTTATTATCTACCAGGACATTATCAACTGACAAAAGAGCCAGATAAAAAATATTTAGGTTTTACGTGTCTGACACCTGTTACAAAGTTGTCTTTATTTGATGAAAAATATCAATTAGATCAAGCTGACTTTGCGTATCCAACATCATTAGGAAGTAATGAATTCCTAAAAGAGACGGGTGAATTTTCTTTTGAGTCAGGAATCATTGCAGTCATCCAAAGTAAAGACTGA
- the rsgA gene encoding ribosome small subunit-dependent GTPase A produces the protein MTIGQIRKALSGFYYVYHEGETYQTRGRGNFRNQNLTPLVGDEVLFESDNVTDGILKKLLPRKNELIRPAVANVDLGVVVMSAIEPTFSTNLLDRFLVTLESKKIKGLIYITKTDLLDETAYQEMIAFKKAYQKIGYSVILPDPKEPPQAVEELTAAFKDKLTVFMGQSGAGKSTLLNQIAPELDLETGVISNALGRGKHTTRHVELLPLFGGLVADTPGFGSIEFAEIESEELPELFPEFVEVQAGCRFRGCMHRKEPGCKVQEELATGEIEAYRYQHYLQFLEEIENRKPKYTKKH, from the coding sequence TTGACAATTGGTCAAATTCGAAAAGCATTAAGTGGGTTTTATTATGTCTATCATGAGGGCGAAACTTATCAAACAAGAGGAAGAGGAAATTTTAGAAATCAAAATCTAACCCCATTAGTTGGTGATGAGGTCCTTTTTGAAAGTGACAACGTAACAGATGGAATTTTAAAAAAGCTTTTGCCTCGAAAAAATGAACTGATTCGACCAGCTGTTGCCAATGTTGATTTAGGCGTTGTAGTAATGTCAGCGATTGAACCAACTTTTTCAACCAATTTATTAGATCGTTTTTTAGTCACGCTGGAAAGTAAAAAAATCAAAGGCTTGATTTACATTACTAAAACAGATTTACTTGATGAAACAGCCTACCAAGAAATGATCGCTTTTAAAAAAGCCTATCAAAAAATTGGTTATTCAGTTATTTTACCTGATCCAAAAGAACCTCCCCAAGCTGTTGAGGAACTGACTGCTGCGTTTAAAGATAAGTTAACCGTTTTTATGGGGCAATCAGGAGCAGGAAAGTCAACGCTACTCAATCAAATCGCGCCAGAACTTGATTTAGAAACAGGTGTCATTTCAAACGCCTTAGGCCGTGGAAAGCATACTACAAGGCACGTCGAACTACTGCCACTATTTGGTGGACTTGTAGCAGATACACCCGGTTTTGGTTCAATTGAATTTGCTGAAATCGAATCAGAAGAACTTCCAGAACTTTTCCCTGAATTTGTTGAGGTTCAAGCAGGATGTCGTTTTAGAGGCTGTATGCATCGTAAAGAACCTGGCTGTAAAGTTCAAGAAGAATTGGCAACTGGAGAAATTGAAGCGTATCGTTACCAACATTACTTGCAATTTTTAGAAGAAATTGAAAATCGCAAACCTAAATACACAAAAAAACATTAA
- the rpmB gene encoding 50S ribosomal protein L28 has translation MAKVCVITGRKSKSGNRRSHAMNANKRTWKANLQKVRILVDGKPKKVWVSARALKSGKVERV, from the coding sequence ATGGCAAAAGTTTGTGTAATTACTGGACGCAAGAGTAAAAGTGGTAACCGTCGCTCTCACGCGATGAATGCTAACAAACGTACTTGGAAAGCTAACTTACAAAAAGTTCGTATTTTAGTTGACGGCAAACCTAAAAAAGTTTGGGTTTCAGCTCGTGCACTTAAATCAGGTAAAGTTGAACGTGTTTAA
- the sdaAB gene encoding L-serine ammonia-lyase, iron-sulfur-dependent subunit beta, translating to MANRFHSVFDIIGPIMVGPSSSHTAGAARIGKVVRKIFGSMPTQVDIYLYESFAKTYRGHGTDIALVGGLLGMDPDDEHLADSIEIANENGMKVVFIPTNDEADHPNSVKMVVSNETKSLSVVGASIGGGKIQISEVNGFKIQLEENQPTFLIVHQDVPGMIAKVSNILAEQAINIGTMTVSRESKGKQAIMIIEVDQFEVGETLKELKEVPHIMQVSFFK from the coding sequence ATGGCAAATCGCTTTCACAGTGTGTTTGATATTATTGGTCCAATTATGGTAGGTCCTAGCAGTTCTCATACTGCAGGAGCTGCTAGAATTGGTAAGGTAGTAAGAAAAATTTTTGGTTCAATGCCAACACAAGTCGATATTTATTTGTATGAATCATTTGCCAAAACGTATCGTGGACATGGAACGGATATTGCGTTAGTTGGCGGCTTATTAGGAATGGATCCAGATGATGAACATTTGGCTGATTCAATTGAAATTGCAAACGAAAATGGGATGAAAGTAGTTTTTATTCCAACAAATGATGAAGCAGACCACCCAAATTCAGTTAAAATGGTCGTTTCTAATGAAACGAAATCATTATCTGTCGTAGGGGCTTCAATCGGTGGCGGTAAAATTCAAATTTCTGAAGTGAACGGGTTTAAAATTCAGTTGGAAGAAAATCAACCAACTTTCTTAATCGTTCATCAAGATGTCCCAGGTATGATTGCAAAAGTTTCTAATATTCTAGCAGAACAAGCGATTAATATTGGAACGATGACTGTTTCGAGAGAATCAAAAGGCAAGCAAGCCATTATGATAATCGAAGTCGATCAGTTTGAAGTTGGCGAAACACTAAAAGAATTAAAAGAAGTTCCGCATATTATGCAAGTGAGCTTTTTCAAATAG
- the sdaAA gene encoding L-serine ammonia-lyase, iron-sulfur-dependent, subunit alpha — protein sequence MFQNVSELVEQANQLGSVFEVMIALEMETTRMPRTEILKKMEQQLTVMENAVEKGVNGVSSATGLTGGDATKLKEYIERGNFLSGETILTAVRNAVATNEVNAAMGLVCATPTAGSAGVVPGVLFAAKDRLNMNREAMVRFLFTAGAFGLVIANNASISGAEGGCQAEIGSASAIASAALVDASGGTPEMCSAAIAMTLKNMMGLICDPVAGLVEVPCVKRNALGAAQAMISADMALAGITSVIPTDEVIEAMYKVGRQMPSIFKETAEGGLADTPTGREIKMRIFGNPA from the coding sequence ATGTTTCAAAATGTAAGTGAACTAGTAGAACAAGCCAACCAATTAGGCAGTGTCTTTGAAGTAATGATCGCACTAGAAATGGAAACCACACGCATGCCGCGCACCGAAATTTTAAAAAAAATGGAACAGCAGTTGACAGTAATGGAAAATGCTGTTGAAAAAGGTGTCAATGGTGTCTCTTCAGCAACTGGTTTGACAGGCGGAGACGCGACCAAATTAAAAGAGTACATCGAAAGGGGTAATTTTTTAAGTGGAGAAACCATTTTGACAGCTGTTCGTAATGCTGTTGCTACGAATGAAGTCAATGCTGCAATGGGATTAGTATGTGCAACACCAACAGCAGGAAGTGCTGGCGTAGTTCCAGGTGTGCTATTTGCTGCTAAAGATCGTTTAAACATGAATAGAGAAGCGATGGTACGTTTTTTATTTACTGCAGGGGCATTCGGGTTAGTAATTGCCAATAATGCTTCCATCAGTGGCGCAGAAGGTGGTTGCCAAGCTGAGATTGGAAGTGCTAGTGCCATTGCCAGTGCGGCTTTAGTTGATGCTAGTGGAGGCACACCAGAAATGTGTAGTGCCGCGATTGCTATGACGTTGAAAAACATGATGGGCTTAATTTGTGATCCTGTTGCAGGTTTAGTTGAGGTTCCTTGTGTCAAACGGAACGCCTTAGGTGCAGCACAAGCCATGATTTCAGCAGATATGGCCTTAGCTGGAATTACAAGTGTGATTCCAACGGATGAAGTCATTGAAGCAATGTATAAAGTAGGACGTCAAATGCCGTCTATTTTCAAAGAAACTGCAGAAGGAGGGTTGGCAGATACGCCAACAGGACGTGAAATTAAAATGCGTATTTTTGGCAATCCTGCATAA
- the pknB gene encoding Stk1 family PASTA domain-containing Ser/Thr kinase codes for MEIGKKLSGRYKIIGTVGGGGMANVYLAHDLILDRDVAVKVLRYDFREDQDVIRRFQREALSATELVHPNIVSVYDVGEEDNSQYIVMEYVKGTDLKKYIHNYFPIPYQKVIDMMEQILSAVADAHHNRIIHRDLKPQNILVDENGVVKITDFGIAVALSETSITQTNSLLGSVHYLSPEQARGSMATKQSDIYAMGIILYEMLTGTVPFEGESAVSIALKHFQETVPSVKDFDTRIPQALENVVLKATAKEATDRYTSAEEMASDLATSLSPQRLDEPKFEPASMLEVTRIHEQLPVEPPVEEKSASPIKEEVTQDNQKKKKKKKKKLIFFSILGILLLAVIGFFAIALSAPKEVTIPDLSGMTESQAERELAKLKLKVGKVTEEANEKIAEGKVIRTDPKEEKEVKENSAVDLFISSGKKTVKFGNYVGDDYQEVKAKLVRQGYKVEFTEESSDSVTSGSIISQDLDSGSEVIPSETTVSFVVSSGEKGQTLIDFAGYSKKGVQDYATSLGLKVTFTEEFSDEITNGQVISQEPKAGSTVYSGNSISAVISKGPKEVPVNTFTKSITVPYKASQTMDSAVSSDSSSSDSSSSQNSASSSSTLTPNTIEIYIEDDEHSYGTVYQKLTITKDTVIDLTFKLKEGTAGKYKVVRDGVTILEDNNVVK; via the coding sequence ATGGAAATAGGAAAAAAGTTAAGTGGAAGATATAAAATCATTGGTACTGTTGGTGGCGGTGGGATGGCAAATGTCTATCTTGCACATGATTTAATTTTAGATCGTGATGTTGCTGTTAAAGTATTGCGTTATGATTTTAGAGAAGACCAAGATGTTATCCGCCGTTTCCAAAGAGAAGCCCTTTCCGCAACAGAATTGGTTCATCCAAATATCGTGAGCGTTTATGATGTGGGTGAAGAAGATAATTCGCAATATATTGTGATGGAATATGTTAAAGGGACGGATTTAAAAAAATACATCCATAACTATTTTCCAATACCGTATCAAAAAGTGATTGATATGATGGAACAAATTCTATCCGCCGTGGCTGATGCCCATCACAATCGGATTATTCATCGTGATTTAAAACCACAAAATATTTTAGTTGATGAAAATGGTGTCGTAAAAATTACTGATTTCGGAATTGCGGTTGCACTATCTGAAACTTCCATTACACAAACAAATTCCTTATTAGGCTCTGTTCATTATTTATCACCAGAACAAGCAAGAGGCAGCATGGCGACGAAACAATCGGATATTTATGCCATGGGGATTATCTTGTATGAGATGTTAACAGGCACCGTTCCCTTTGAAGGCGAATCAGCTGTCTCGATTGCGTTAAAACATTTCCAAGAAACGGTTCCATCGGTAAAAGACTTTGATACGAGAATTCCACAAGCCTTGGAAAATGTCGTTTTAAAAGCGACTGCTAAAGAAGCAACAGATCGTTATACTTCAGCAGAAGAAATGGCGAGTGATTTAGCAACATCTTTGTCACCACAACGACTTGATGAACCTAAATTTGAGCCAGCTAGCATGTTAGAAGTGACTAGAATTCACGAACAGCTACCTGTTGAACCACCTGTTGAGGAAAAATCCGCTTCTCCAATTAAAGAAGAAGTAACACAAGATAATCAAAAAAAGAAAAAAAAGAAAAAGAAAAAACTAATTTTCTTCTCAATTTTAGGCATCTTACTACTAGCAGTGATTGGCTTTTTTGCCATTGCCTTAAGCGCCCCAAAAGAAGTAACGATTCCTGATTTATCAGGAATGACAGAATCACAAGCAGAACGTGAATTGGCTAAGCTTAAGTTGAAGGTAGGAAAAGTAACAGAGGAAGCCAATGAAAAAATTGCAGAAGGCAAAGTGATTCGAACAGATCCTAAAGAAGAGAAGGAAGTAAAAGAAAACTCAGCTGTAGACTTATTTATCAGTTCAGGTAAAAAAACAGTGAAGTTTGGGAATTATGTTGGCGATGACTACCAAGAAGTCAAAGCAAAATTAGTACGTCAAGGATACAAAGTAGAATTTACTGAAGAGAGTAGCGATTCTGTAACCTCAGGGTCAATTATTAGCCAAGATCTTGACTCAGGTTCAGAAGTGATTCCAAGTGAAACAACAGTTAGTTTTGTAGTCAGTTCTGGAGAAAAAGGACAAACCTTGATTGATTTTGCAGGTTATTCGAAAAAAGGTGTTCAAGATTATGCAACTAGCTTAGGTCTAAAAGTAACATTTACAGAAGAGTTTTCAGATGAAATCACCAATGGACAAGTAATCTCTCAAGAACCAAAAGCCGGTTCAACCGTTTATAGTGGTAACTCTATTTCAGCTGTTATTTCAAAAGGCCCAAAAGAAGTTCCAGTCAACACCTTTACTAAATCAATTACAGTCCCTTACAAAGCATCTCAAACAATGGATAGTGCAGTAAGCAGCGACAGCAGTTCAAGCGATAGCAGCAGTTCACAAAATTCAGCATCTTCAAGCAGTACACTTACACCAAATACAATTGAAATTTATATTGAAGACGATGAACATAGTTACGGAACAGTTTACCAAAAACTGACGATTACGAAAGACACCGTTATTGACTTGACCTTTAAATTAAAAGAAGGAACAGCAGGGAAATATAAAGTAGTACGTGATGGGGTTACCATTCTAGAAGATAACAACGTTGTGAAATAA
- the rpe gene encoding ribulose-phosphate 3-epimerase, translating into MKISPSILSADFANLERDIRIVEEGGADYIHVDVMDGHFVPNITLGPNIVSAIRPVTKLPLDCHLMIENPEKYIEDFAKAGADIITVHVESTPHIHRAIQMIKNAGVRAGVVLNPGTPVAAVEYVLSECDMVLVMTVNPGFGGQSFIPETLKKIEKLKQLKEANHYHYEIEVDGGIVPETAKQCKQAGADVFVAGSYVYNAEDPQKQIQHLKEALAK; encoded by the coding sequence ATGAAAATTTCACCATCTATTTTAAGTGCCGATTTTGCTAATTTAGAAAGAGATATCCGTATTGTCGAAGAAGGAGGCGCAGATTATATTCATGTGGACGTAATGGATGGTCATTTTGTGCCAAATATTACCCTTGGACCAAACATCGTTTCAGCGATTCGTCCAGTAACCAAACTTCCTTTAGATTGCCATTTAATGATTGAAAATCCAGAAAAATACATTGAAGATTTTGCAAAAGCGGGTGCAGATATTATCACGGTTCACGTTGAAAGTACACCACACATTCATCGTGCTATTCAAATGATTAAAAATGCAGGGGTTAGAGCGGGTGTTGTATTAAATCCGGGAACACCAGTAGCAGCTGTTGAATACGTTCTTTCAGAATGTGACATGGTTTTAGTCATGACCGTTAATCCTGGTTTTGGTGGCCAAAGTTTTATTCCAGAAACATTGAAAAAAATTGAAAAGCTAAAGCAATTAAAAGAAGCAAACCACTATCATTATGAAATTGAAGTTGACGGTGGCATTGTGCCAGAAACAGCAAAACAATGTAAGCAAGCGGGGGCAGATGTTTTTGTAGCAGGTTCTTACGTTTACAATGCTGAAGATCCTCAAAAACAAATTCAACATTTGAAGGAGGCTCTTGCTAAATGA
- a CDS encoding Asp23/Gls24 family envelope stress response protein yields MAVKIKTQFGTIDITNEVIATVVGGAATDIYGIVGMASKNQIRDNLNDILKKENYSRGVVVKQEENGVAVDVFIIVSYGTKISEVCRNVQEKVKYNLETMLGVSANAVNVYVQGVRVMKD; encoded by the coding sequence ATGGCAGTTAAAATCAAAACACAATTTGGAACAATCGACATTACTAATGAAGTTATTGCAACTGTAGTTGGTGGTGCGGCAACAGATATCTATGGAATCGTGGGTATGGCAAGTAAAAACCAAATTCGTGACAACTTAAATGATATTCTAAAAAAAGAAAACTATTCACGTGGCGTTGTAGTCAAACAAGAAGAAAATGGAGTAGCTGTAGATGTCTTTATCATCGTAAGTTACGGAACAAAAATTTCTGAAGTTTGTCGTAACGTACAAGAAAAAGTGAAGTATAATTTAGAAACAATGTTAGGCGTATCAGCAAATGCAGTGAACGTATATGTTCAAGGCGTTCGTGTAATGAAAGACTAA
- a CDS encoding DAK2 domain-containing protein: protein MVAIGANRLNKNAEFVNSLNVFPVPDGDTGTNMNLSMTSGAKAVNSSTSESIGELAEALSKGLLMGARGNSGVILSQLFRGFSKAIVGKETLTASEFAAAFTNGVETAYKAVMKPVEGTILTVARESAKAGERKAKDTTDVIEVMEAVVRGAKKSLAKTPDLLPVLKEVGVVDSGGQGLLFIYEGFLEVLSGNVVEEDYHQPNQKEMTEMVNAEHHRSVSNHIATEEIKFGYCTEIMVKIGEGETVDSEFDYDTFRNHLNSIGDSLLVVADDEIIKVHVHTERPGEVMNYGQKFGSLMKIKVDNMRLQHETILEHEKETPAAPAKKIPYGIIAIAAGEGVQNLFKSLGAHYIISGGQTMNPSTEDILKAVAAVNAEKVIILPNNKNIFMAADQAAEVSETPVVVVPSKTISQGMTAMLAFNEMNDLATNKEEMTNELENVVSGQVTVAVRDTAIDGVSISKDDYMGIIEGKIKIAKPSREEVTVETLRQMISEDSEIVTIILGEDAELAEAENIAAAIEADFEDVEVEIHEGNQPVYPYILSVE from the coding sequence ATGGTCGCAATTGGCGCGAATCGTCTAAATAAAAATGCTGAGTTTGTCAATTCATTAAATGTTTTTCCAGTTCCAGATGGAGATACAGGAACAAATATGAATTTATCAATGACAAGTGGTGCAAAAGCTGTCAACTCTTCAACTTCTGAAAGTATTGGAGAATTAGCTGAAGCTTTATCAAAGGGATTATTAATGGGAGCTAGAGGAAACTCTGGTGTTATTTTGTCGCAATTATTTAGAGGGTTTTCAAAAGCAATCGTTGGAAAAGAAACATTAACAGCCAGTGAATTTGCAGCAGCCTTTACAAATGGTGTTGAAACAGCTTATAAAGCAGTTATGAAGCCCGTTGAAGGTACCATTTTAACAGTAGCTCGTGAATCAGCAAAAGCGGGTGAGCGTAAAGCAAAAGACACAACTGATGTCATCGAAGTGATGGAAGCCGTTGTTCGTGGTGCAAAAAAATCATTAGCTAAAACGCCGGATTTATTACCCGTCTTAAAAGAAGTGGGTGTTGTAGATAGTGGTGGTCAAGGTTTACTCTTTATTTATGAAGGTTTCCTAGAAGTTTTATCAGGAAATGTTGTCGAAGAAGACTACCATCAACCAAACCAAAAAGAGATGACCGAAATGGTGAATGCAGAACATCACCGTAGCGTATCAAACCATATTGCGACAGAAGAAATCAAATTTGGTTACTGTACTGAAATCATGGTTAAAATTGGCGAAGGCGAAACAGTCGACAGCGAATTTGATTATGACACTTTCCGAAATCATTTAAATTCAATTGGCGATTCTTTATTAGTTGTTGCTGATGACGAAATTATTAAAGTTCATGTTCATACAGAACGTCCAGGCGAAGTCATGAATTATGGTCAAAAATTCGGTTCATTAATGAAGATCAAAGTAGACAATATGCGTTTACAACATGAAACCATTTTAGAACACGAAAAAGAAACACCAGCAGCGCCTGCTAAAAAAATTCCTTATGGCATTATTGCAATCGCAGCAGGTGAAGGCGTGCAAAACTTATTCAAGAGTTTAGGGGCTCACTATATTATTAGTGGCGGCCAAACAATGAATCCAAGTACAGAAGACATTTTAAAAGCAGTAGCAGCAGTAAATGCTGAAAAAGTGATCATCTTACCAAACAATAAAAACATCTTTATGGCTGCCGATCAAGCTGCAGAAGTAAGCGAAACGCCAGTTGTTGTCGTACCAAGTAAAACCATTTCACAAGGAATGACAGCAATGTTAGCCTTCAATGAAATGAATGATTTAGCAACAAATAAAGAAGAAATGACGAATGAACTTGAAAACGTTGTTAGTGGTCAAGTAACTGTCGCTGTTAGAGATACCGCAATTGATGGTGTTTCAATTAGTAAAGACGATTACATGGGGATTATCGAAGGCAAAATTAAAATTGCTAAACCAAGTCGTGAAGAAGTAACAGTGGAAACATTGAGACAAATGATTTCAGAAGATAGCGAAATCGTGACGATTATTCTTGGTGAGGATGCTGAATTAGCAGAAGCAGAAAATATTGCTGCAGCAATTGAAGCCGATTTTGAAGATGTTGAAGTAGAAATCCATGAAGGAAATCAACCTGTTTACCCATACATTCTTTCTGTTGAGTAG
- a CDS encoding Stp1/IreP family PP2C-type Ser/Thr phosphatase translates to MQIVFHSDIGKIRKNNQDYAGHFKNKKGITLAVVCDGMGGHKAGDVASEMAVSHLGHAWEESQLTTSEEVTKWMLKHISIENERIVGKSNQYSDLDGMGTTLVAAALFDSEIVIANIGDSRGYLYGNDKMLQLTEDHSLVNELLKSGEISSEAAVNHPRKNVLTRSLGVSAEIDIDIAIFPVGVENSLLLCSDGLTNMLSDNEIKEILKEPISVDLKVEKLVSLANERGGIDNITVLLANFATREEQ, encoded by the coding sequence ATGCAAATTGTATTTCATAGTGATATTGGAAAAATAAGAAAAAATAATCAAGACTACGCTGGACATTTTAAAAATAAAAAAGGCATCACTTTAGCTGTTGTTTGTGATGGCATGGGTGGGCATAAAGCTGGTGATGTTGCCAGTGAAATGGCAGTTTCTCACTTAGGTCATGCTTGGGAAGAAAGTCAGCTAACGACTTCTGAGGAAGTAACAAAATGGATGTTAAAACATATTAGTATCGAAAATGAGCGCATTGTAGGGAAATCTAATCAGTATTCTGATTTAGATGGCATGGGAACGACATTAGTCGCAGCTGCATTATTCGATTCAGAAATCGTGATTGCCAATATTGGTGATAGTCGTGGTTATTTATATGGAAATGACAAAATGTTGCAACTAACAGAAGACCATTCGCTAGTAAATGAACTATTAAAAAGTGGTGAAATTTCATCCGAAGCAGCCGTTAACCACCCAAGAAAAAACGTGTTAACTCGTTCGTTGGGTGTTTCAGCAGAAATTGATATCGATATTGCGATTTTCCCTGTTGGAGTTGAAAATAGTTTATTACTTTGTTCAGATGGTTTAACGAATATGTTATCAGATAATGAAATCAAAGAGATCCTAAAAGAGCCAATTTCAGTTGATTTAAAAGTTGAAAAATTAGTATCATTAGCTAATGAACGAGGTGGAATTGATAATATAACCGTATTATTAGCTAATTTTGCCACAAGAGAGGAGCAATAA